The Elaeis guineensis isolate ETL-2024a chromosome 3, EG11, whole genome shotgun sequence region GGAGAAGCACTTCACCGGAGGGGAGCAGGATCATGTCCCCCATCACCCGAGGCGTCGGCATTGTCTCCATGGACCACGATGGCGATTGGTCGGTGATCTTGATCCTGCCGCAGGTCTTCAATGCTTGCATGTAGTTGTCCTCCCGCGCGCTGGTGTATGAACCCATCGGGGCTCCGCCGCACACCAGGACTTCGGCTTCAGTCGCTGACGGCTTTAATGGAAGAAGAACTGATGACCCGGAGCTCGGGTAGTTCCTCGGGTCCCCGCCGGGCATCTCCGGATAAGTCCTGACCACAGCGTTCTTGGTGTAGTCGAGCAGGATGGCACGGTTGTTGGCGAAGATGAAGAGGTTGCCGTCGATGTTGAGGTGGACGAAGGGGTAGAGATTGTCCTCCACGTCGTCTTTGGTGGCTTGGAGGAATGGGAGAGGGAAGGTGGTGAGGTCGGAGGGATTGGGTTTGGGATGGAACTCGAAGTTGAATTGCTTGCGCCCACCGACGATGATGGCGCGGCCGTCGGGAAGGATTTGGTTGGTGGCGTACCAGCGGCGGGCCGCGAGGCCTTGGGGGTCCTCGGACCAGTCACAGCTGCCGTCATTGCAGGGGACGAAGGTGCGGACTGCGCGGTCGCCATCGTTCCAGCCGCCGGTCTGGATGAGGCGGCCGTCGGGGGCAACGGTGCCGGAGGAACACCATGAGTCGGTGAGGATCATGAGGGGCCGGAAAGTATTGGTGGCGAGGTCGTACTCGGCGGAGTGGGCGGTGCAGTCGATCTTGAGGACTTTCTCGTTGGGGTCGTTGCGGCACTTGCCGTCGGGGAGGGAAAGGTTGGAGCGGCCGAAGTCGGTCCGGTCGAAGATGATGACGCGGTCGTTGTGGAGGAGCTGCATGTGCATCGCCGACACGCCGATGCTGCGCTGCAGGAGGTCCCACCCCCCGCCGCCAGCCGCGGCGGAATTGGCCGCAGctaggaggaggaagagagagagagggaagtggACGGGAATTGGCTTCATTTCGAAACACCGGGGGCACTAGAGTTTGGCCTATTGCTGGGGAGGGAGCGGGTTGGTGGGTTTGAGGCTGTGGTGGGCTATATCCTTTTGTAATGTTTTTCCAGGGTGCGGACAGATTTGGACACATGCATGGAATCAAAGTCACATACGTAGACAAACTGGAAAGGAGAGAGGTCTCGTTTTGGGATAATTAGACTATTTGATGGCTCGGGCGGCCATCCACGTCTCTTCTGGATCATGGGATGATGCATCACAGCTACCGAAGAACCAGTGATCAGAATGTCAGATGGCAAGGAAGCCAAAGGAGCCATCTGATAAGGGGAGAATGGTGGTTTTTCGTAGAAGTGCTTGCAAATGCTTACCATCTGTAACGGTGGTGGATGGAACTGGGCCGGGTTCCGGTTCACATTAGGGTGATGTTGATGGGTGTCGATTCTTTCTGTGATGGAGACGGATGGTGGATGATTCATGCAGATTTGTTCTCCACTAGCTGCTTTAGTTGCACCTCACTTGAAAATAGAGATGGCAATAGATGGGATTTGGATCGGATATTATACTATCCATCTCCAAACTCGAACTTAATATCTTATACCCAAACTCTACCCGATATCCgattggataaaaaaaaaaaatacccatCTCCATACCCAATGAATTCGGAGATATCCACGGTAACCCATTtctccatacccaatccatacccgtcCTTTGCCtatcccatatccaaaaaaaataaataatcaaaataattttatacatattatcaatcaaaacaaaattatcaattcaacgtagaacataatttataagtctaaatttatagaaatcaaatatagaaatagaattacaattcaacatagaacatataaataactaaaataattttatggatattatcaaccaaaactgAATTACCAAAActgaattataaacatatatatttggaTATAGGTTCGAATATTACCCATACCCATAAGTTCGGATCGGGTTCGggttcggatagaaaatagcaTTATCTATACCCTACCCATATTCGTACTACAGTTttcaaattttatccaaattcGAATCCAAATCCGgtcaaatcttattttttagatttgatcggATTTAAATAGGATGCATATCTTTCAGATCGGATCGATTTTACTATTCCTACTTGAAAGGAGTCTGCGTGCATCGAGCATTAGCGAAAGCAACAACTTGTTGATCGCTTTTGCTTGCGTTTTGGACTTCGTTAGCGTTGGACTTGAACCACCAATTTAAGAGTGGCTAAATGGAGTATTAGCTTGGACGGACCAGAAGTTGTTAGTTGCGCTTTTATTCATTCATTAATTAACTTGAGTGTTGTAACGTTTGTTTGCTTTAGCTGTGTATATGATTAAGTGTccgaaaggggaggaaggacaaaATTCGGATAAACACCGTCCTGTACGCAAGTTTCTTCCTTTTGCAGTTCCAAGCCTTTCCCTTTTGTCAGGTCAAGTTGCTAAAGGAAGTGAAACTAATGGAGAAAAGAAATAGGCCTGAAGGGCTTGTTAGGATAATtgagtttaaaattttatgaaattcgcAGATTGAATCAAtacaactatatatatatatatatatatagattaggCTAGatctatataaaaaatatctaaggTTATCTTTTGAGTGAGCTGGTCTaaatccaatattttttttttttttttatgattatactGCAGGTCCGATTGATAAATCTCATGAGATTTGGACCCAATTATCCAAACTGGCCTAAAGTACAAATACTTCTCACGTCTTCCAATGTTTTCAGTGAAGGAACAACTAGCAGGCTAATTAGGTGGCATCTAACAGCAGTGATTAGGATTGTTAGAGTAGATGGCAGGTCATCTCCATGGGAACAAAACAGATTTTCTTCCTGTTTAAAGTTAAAAATCTTTGAAttacttaaaataaaaaaaaattgaacctgCTAAGATGGGATTtggtaaattatatatataaagaatATGACTATATATGTGGTAAACCATTGCAGTGACCGGCCTCAAACCAAATATAAACCATAGATCAACTATATATTGCTTGATCCTAACTTAATTGTTGAAAATGATCAGGTTAAACAATTTGAATCGACAATTTCTAGATTGAGTTATTTGCTTGTGTTAAACTATCAAATATAACATGGGTGATTTTTTATGAGTCATTTGACCATCTTATAATTCGATAGTCACATGCTAATATCCACTACTCTACCAGATGTTCATCACCAACCTATTTTGGTCTTTTCCATAATGCTCCGTTTTGCTTGATCATTTACTTGGCCAGGCCTCCTTGAATAAACACTTTATATTAACTTTTATCACTCTCACCTCCATGGCCCTCTCAAGTCTTGATGTTGATCTAAGCACATAGATCCATTGCTTAGTGTCTAAATCATTTTTCCAACGTTGCAAGGATGGAATGGAACCATCAATTTGACTTTCAATTATTGAGACCACAAAATGATGATAAAGCCTATAGGAAAAAGTGAAGTTAGATTATTttgtattgataataaaaatatttaattataggaGACGCTCTTTTGTTGTGCTCCCATTGCTGATGCTATAACTTGTGCATACAAAAATTACGTATCTGTACTTTCTCCTAGCTTTTGTGCTCTATCACTTTGTGCGCACTTGTAGCTACTTGTATTGGTGATACTGAGtagtgaaaagaaagaagaaaaagaaaaatattataccGTATGCTATATTTTTTCTAGATTCTCGATCCTATTGTATTGCGCGCTATCATGTTATGCACACGTATAGCTATTCAATCTAGAATGTATGCCACCACATTTTTCCTAGTTCATTTTGAGTCTGACATGCCATTGCTCTCTATCATTTAATGTTGAAATGTTGCTTTTGCAAATAAGGCAAGAatgtaattttcaaaaaaaaaaatcaagaaaactatacccaccaatatatatatatatatatatatcccggCATCTTGTTCGGCATGACATTGATATGTCGTTTGACCAATACCTATCCACTAACTAATTTTTGGCAACATCCCCTCTAAATTAGATCATTCCCCTCCTACCACATGGAGTAAAGCAAATAAGGTTTTTTTGGTAAGTATAAAGCAAATAAGTTGTGGTGGCATATATAACACTAATAAGGAGAAAAGCAAGGTGACAATATAGAGCAATGCGTACACGATGAAGAGATATTTGGCAACCCATCTTAGAACGGTTGTTTCTTTTTTGCGGGACAGCCCCTGGATGGACGTAAGAAGGCCAGCTAGACTCTACTCCAATCGAAGTGTATTGAATAAGCATAGATATTTACCAAATAAATAATTATAGTTAAAAAATTGTATCGAATTAATAATCATAAATAAACATATAGATTATATTTGTTTGGAAGGATGGACCTCTAAATTATGAAAATTATCGTGTATCAATGAGACAGCTTGTACACTGGTCGTCAGGTGAGAGATTTTAGTCACCCATATATCCAATTTATTGGggttatagattttaaaatagatAGAATTTAAAACCAGGTCAGTGATGATAATTATGTGCAACTTTATTAATTAATCGAACCAATTGACATACGCTCCTTCATGCAAATTAAGATAAGAACTAACTTTTTTTACAGAAAAGTGTTTTTTGGCAATGGATCATATAAAGGGGGGTAGCCCtttctcaaatattttttaatctttccAAATGAAGGTGAAGTTGGAATTAGATCCCAAGACGAACATGATTCATGGGTATCTCATTATATGGTCGCTATGCTTCTGCCGGAGAAATCAGGAATTAAACCTCGTTTCACTTTTCCATGGACGTGACAGAACCTGCTACTAATCCCTAGCACCAAATTAATCCGTGATAGCCACAGAAAATTGATGCACCGAGTAAGAAGCGGAGACGTGCTGTAAAGCAACACCTCTATTGATATTATTATTAGAGAACTATTATTATACCACTAAAAATGATTTTTTTAATCCTAAGAAAACAAGAAAATAGGACTTTATGTTGAAGCAGAACACTACTGTTTTTTTATCCTCCTCCCAGAAAGAGAGAGCTGTATTCACCTGTGCTGCTAGTGCCTTTTGGCAGTGGGCACAAGTCGACCTGCTTGGTTCATTAAGAATTTAAGATAATCAAAAGATTAGCGTCAGTTGAAAAGATAGGATGGaaataaaattgtaattgaaTCAAATTAAGTGTTAGCAGCTTAAATGGGAGGTCATCTTGGACTTCATCAGGACGGACCACTCCAAAACTCCTATCATGACATGGATGAATttccctttttttaaaaaaagaaagaaaaatctaatTTAGAAGAAGCATGTTTTCTCTTAGGTACAAACCACATGAAGATCCACAGAACATGGCATATCAGCACTAGTGGGGATATTAATCGAGATGGTTTCACAAAGAAGGATAGAGAAAATAAACTCTTCGTCTTCCAACGCAACGGGAAGACAATAGGCAAGCCCCAAGTCTTGGTCCATTTTGTCTCACGGGCCCATCTCTTTGGGCTTAACCGGAAAACCAATCCTTTCCAAGCGAATTAATCCCAGAACCATCGAGAGCAACATGTAATCGGTTGGATACTCCTTCGCCATGGATGTAATCGCATCTATGACCCATCATATATAGGAGCATGTGGCTTAAGTATGGAAGGAAAAATTTCCCTAATCTCTTGTTATTCGTCTATGGTTGACAGCGCCCCCTCTCTTCATGCATAAAACGTTCACTAACTCAAATGAAGTGACACTCAACATTAGGGAGGAGATTCTCATGAAAGCTGTACGTAATTCATCATTCACTAGTTTCTCGAGATTTATGTGCATAAAATCTCCATGCAAAACTAGCTTGTGCACTGATCTTTAAGCTCAAGGAAATAAATGTAGCCGCAGCCAAAAAATTTGATTCTTGAAGAGCAATGCTTTGGCTTTGTTCGGTTTctctttttatctctcttttgaagtGGCAAATAGCCCAGCATAACTAGCTTTTAATTGGACATGGTATGAGGGGATTTTTACGATCCAATAAGATTTTGGACGTTCATGGGTTGACGTGCCAGATTGGGAGTTCTAATTTGGTAACTGGTTTGCTCTTGCTGGTTCTTCCCTTTCTTCCCATGTATCCGAAGCAGGTCCACGTTCTAGCAGTTTGAACCAAGCACCAAATCACGAACCGACACGTTGGCGACCGTTGCCCCTCCCTCACCGGTAGAGGTTTCTCCAACCATATCTACTTGACGTTGCCTCTATGCCTCTTTCCCTCCACCCCTTACTCTCCTAACCCATCTCGTATCACTCGCCATGGATCCCTCCAAAGCAGAAGGGTATCACACACCGCCTTCTCCTTCACCGGCGACCGCTCCATCCCTTGCCACGGCCATCCCAGCAACTTCACTTAATCAAGTCTACCCTCCAAGCTGCCCTGCCCCCGCCACCCTTCAGGTCCAATCTAAATTGCCCACCCCTTGGTCCACCGGCCTCTTCGACTGCTGCGACGACGTCGGCAACTGTATGCAATCCCATGCATCCTCATTACCAACGCTTTTATTCATCCACATTTTTTGCATCATTTATCGATCTGAGTTTAtttcattttcaaaattcttgCAGGTTGTGTGACCTGCTTCTGTCCCTGTGTCACATTTGGTCAGGTTGCCGAGATCGTGGACCAAGGATCGATCTGTAAGTCCTTTATGACGATCGTTCCTCTTTGTTGAGACTCGCATGTATACTTATTTGTCGTACTGATTTGCTGAGTGTCTAAAGCGTGTGCGGCAAGCGGAGCGTTATATGCGCTGATATTTTGTGTTACCGGGTGCAATTGCCTCTACTCTTGCTTCTACCGATCAAAGATGAGAGGGCAGTTCTTCCTGGAGGAGAGCCCCTGTGCTGACTGCCTTGTCCACTGCTGCTGTGAGATGTGTGCGCTGTGCCAGGAGTATAGAGAGCTCAAGTGCCGTGGATTCGACTTGCACTCCGGTGTGTGGATTGCCCTCTCTCTCGCTCACTTTTACTTTCTCTCTCGCTCACTATTTTGTTTGGTTGCAGTGGTTACTAGTTTGATGTTTTGGAGTGCTCATGTGGGTCTTGTGGTTGGGATTTTGCAGGGCGGGAAGGTAACTTGGGAAGGCAGAGTGCCACCTTACCGCCAGTCATTGAAGGAGGCATGAGTCGTTAAGGCGTGGGCTAAGATTATTTGGAGCGTTGGCTTTTGTTGTGCGTTTTGTGTGTGAGATTTGCTTGGCGATTAAATTCTGTAATGCTAATGCTTTCATGGTTATGGAATTACTGTTAGGATGGTATGAAAATCTATTCGCAATTGAAGAAGAGAAGCACTGttattgtttgtttgtttgttttttcccCTCCATAAAATGGGGAATTTGTATTTGATGGAACTAAACCTGTAGAACTTATTGGAATAGGATCTTGTAGAATTTCCTGTTTGACACTACACCACTGAGTAGATTTCTCCTTATTTGACCATTAAAAACCATGGGTTGAAAACGGAATTGGATCCTAAAGCAACGGAGGTGGAAAAGATCTACTATATTTtaaagtatttttaaaataataattaatataaattcttaaaaaaaaggaaaagaagggtTTTTTGGAGGGTGGGGGTGGGTTGGGCTGTGCCAAGTTATCGCTGCTTTCCAGATTCCAAAGTTGGGAAGGAACGTGCTACAGGTCCTGATGTGTTAGATGTGGACCAGGCCAATCGTATCTTTCGGCCCAAACATCTTGAAACCCATTAAGCCCAAACAGATTTAGGCCCATGAAAACTTCTCACGGGCCCAATCGAGCCACCCAATCGACAGACGGGCTAGGCGAGGTGTGGGCCGCGTCTATTTGGATAGCAATCTGGCCTTCGGCTGTACAAAAATGACAAGGCTAGATCTAACCAACGTACAGTGGGAGATTTGAGTCACTACTCGTCACAATCGGTACTTGGGCAACTTAAGAAGGGACTGAAGTGGATAAAGAGGACCGGACTAGAGCAACGGAGAGTGTTTGTCCCACCGCTGTAGGTGTTGTACCAGTATCAGTGCACACTCGGTGGGACTTTGGATGAGGGTTTCTAATTGGAGGAGTGGTTGAGGATTTAGCAAAATTTTTGGAGATCGATCTGGAGAGTCGACTCGTCCCTAATGGATAGAGATTTCTGTTTTAGAAGGTTGGTTAGGAACTACAATCCTAACATAtaatatcagagtaaaattgtaGGTTTGAAATCTCACAGATCCTCCGAATGTCATTAGGAAGATTGTTGTGCAAGTAGCGCACACTCAATGGGATCTCGAGAGGAGATTGCCAATTGGAGGGGTGGTTGATGACTTGATAAAATTCTCGAACATCAATCTGAAGGGCCAACTCGTCTCTAATggatagagattttttttttagaaaattgaTTAGGGTTACGTTCCTAACAGTAAGTGTCTTTTCCCAAATATAAGTTCGTTGTTGACATTGTAGCAGGCTAGAAAACTGCCGTGTGGGATCCGAAAAGAGTGATATTCTCAATCAAGAAGAAGGCCAGAGTGTTCAGTAGAACTGTAGAAGGACGTAGACTTTTGGCCAGGTTTTGCGAATGGTCaagatttttatttctatttagatTGGAGAGGAGTTTGGTTTGAACTGGAGGACGCAGCAACAGCGCAAAGCGCGGCGACATGGTGTTAGATATATTGACTTGAAAGCGAGAAGATTTGCCATGTTTTTTCCCTGTTCTGAGGGATTTTGTTGTCCTGgttagataattttaattttgtatatatacgtatgtatggaTGCTGTGGAGTGAGGGGTTAGCCTGGAACCTAACCTCTCTCTCTCCTGGTGAAATCTCTCCACTGATTTAcatttaatgaaaataaattaaaaaaaataccagCAAGTGTGCCAAAAAATGCTATAAAAAAGTCTGATTTGACACATACATATTTGGGTTGAATGTTTCGGCACAGCATGAATCCTCTGGGTTACGACTTTTACACCGTAGAGTTAATTATGTATCATCatgaataattataatataatctgTCTTAAAGACGAACAACTATATATTTGTACCTTTTTTAACGTGATAGAGATGTATTATGGAGATGAAGAAGAGCTATCCATCCTCAAGATATGGAAAACATAATGGCTATCCGTGACCGTATATGCAAAAGTCATAATGTAAAATATTTCATTCGATTtataagatctaaatatctataattttttatttaaatattttggcTATGTTTCCACATATAAATGATATTTTTCAATCTTTTATAAATTTCGGTTCTAACTAGTTAACTATTAAGACTTTTTGTTACACAAACATCTCCGCTTATTTTGATaacaatttatatttttaaatataattattctcAAGATATCATCTTACTATAACTACCTTTCTACATCTCACTGTTTATTCATTAAAATAAtgttttttgaaattcaaattaagCTTCTCTTCTGCTGGGACTATTTTATTCTACGAACAATAACATTATTCAGTGACgccatttttttatgagaaagtgAATGACCGTACTGTTATTTTATCAAAAGAAACCAACTTGAGGCTTGAAGTAGCAAATAATTGTTTGTCATTTACAttataaacataaaaatcatgGGTTATGTAGTTATTGGGTTGCAGAAAATGGAAAAGAAGTCGCTTAACCAAATGGTATGATGCAACggcattcaaaaaaaattagcacGTTGCCAAAATCTTTAACTGCTAcctggagagggagagagagagagagagagagagagggaggtgtTGACGATGCACATGAGATCGTCGTTATGTATCATGGCTATCCGCTAGCTACACGAGATTTCATCGACACCCCATGGCAGGATATgcaaaatcaaataataataataataaaagagagACAACTAACCGGCTCTTGGCAGGTTAAAGTAATAGATTTCTTTCTATACCCACTGTTAATTAAGGAACGGCTGGGATGAGtttcaattttttgattaaacaaatgggaaaaaaaaaaaaaaaaaaccaccgtAGCTGCACCTTAAGGAGTTGTTTGGAGTCGTAAACAAcgtgcagttggagttgtggatgcaGACCATCACATTTATTTGGACAAGTGCAGCATAACTAGCACAATAAGTAGAGCTGCTTATTAATTATCTTGTAGTAGGTTGATTTGCAGTTGAGATGGTAATAAGATGAGTTGCAACCATTCGAATTAagtatctaattaattaaaagaTAATAATTTTATCTCTTCTCTACCCTCTGCTCTCCTGCCGGCCACCCTCACTTCCATTTAGCCATATCTCATCTCTGGTCCCCCTCCCTATCCCTCTTCTTCACCTTCTCCACTGGCCACAGCCTGCATACCTATCTACTTCCTTCCATGGGTATCAAGTCCATGCCCAAATCCTGCCTATCGGCAGCTTCAACACTAACCTTTCTATCGAAAATGCCCTTATATTCATATACCTGGCAGCGAGATGTTTGAAGAAATTTCTATGTGAGataccttttcttcttttttttttccaatcttttcttcaaatatgaaaagtaattttttataaGTTAATTATTACAACTTAAATTGCAATCCGGCTCGAGTTACAGTGTAGAGCTCGACAACGGAATCTGCTTCCATTCAGATTCGAACAGTGCCTCTCCGGATACGACACTGGATCCTCTCTTGAGCTAGAATGGATCCAACGTTCCCGTGAGTCCAGGATGGCTCACCTACTCTACTCGAGAAGATAGTGCCAAGGGAGAGAGGTGCGTTTGACATGGACTCAACGATATATCACTCACGCGTTCATGGCTGGGTAGGTTAGGTTGGATTCTGTTTCTGTCACCTTTAACCGCTATAAAATCAATCACTAGTCTGGACCACCACAAGAAAAGGTTTCACCTTTATCTCCTTTCTTTGTTAGAATATATCACGTTCGAACTGACTAGGGATGCCATGCTCTTACATTCAGTTTCCTGGTCGCTCTAGGTGTGTTCCCACGTCTCAAGTTCCAACGGAACCGGATTAGGCTTAGATCAGGTTGGCATTGAAGAATTGGATAGGATATCCAATCGACATATCCAACAAAAAAACTAGTAAGACTCATCAGTCTAAATAGAAGATTGTGATGACTGTTTGAGACGTCTTTGTTACATTACAAATGtatctgattatatatatatacaattgtTTGAGAAAAATGATTGCAGGTACGCCAATAACCAATTTTATGCCTGTGCAGTGATGCAATCTATTCAGAGAGGAAGGACCATCTAATAGAATTTtctaagaaaagaaaatattttatagaaGGTCGTGATTCTATCAATTATAATCATCTGAAATAGAATGATCAACATATATCATGTTCCTTACTTCTTTGTACATCTTAGTCATTTATGAATGAATATAGAGggatattttgaaaaagaaaatgaatGCATTCCTATCAAGGGCAAAGTTTGCTTATGCAAATGACATAATTCTGCTCCTATGACCATATTGGCCAGTACCAAAGTTTCACTGTTACGCATCACGCATTGTTGTACGTGCTTCAATAATGAgtggtattcttttcttttcagtaACCAAAGACAGAAGAAGAACCAAAGTGACCATTCTCCTACGGCAGCTTTCTTTCTCGAATGCTTCATTATTGGCATGAATGGCGAAACTCTCTTATTTTTGTCTCATATTGAGATTCCAAATATTTGAATGTCCCACTGCCTTCAATAATTTTTAAGTAAATAAGTGGGGCTACTACCAAACATTTCATTGTTTGCATATGCAAAGTTACAAACAACATACAACCATCAGCAATCTAGCTGAATCGCTCAAGATTCCCACGAGTTCATtacatggtccgatcactgagtatGGACACACATCCAGACACAGAATAGTAGACGAGTCACCTACCGAACAAGATTTTGGTAGCCCACTAGCCTCTGGCTGATTCCAGAAGTCACAAACAGAACGATAGCAGTGTCCCCAAACAAAGAACTATTCTCCCCCTTTCAAGTCACAGGACGCCCAGTCATGGTGGTGTCCCTAATAATAAAACTAGCCTCTCCTTCATTTAAGCCACCTTTCGTGGGGTGGGTGGTGGGCCGCGGGGGCGACACCGAATGCAGTCGTATTGATGATATCACTCCTACGTCTGATGCCACTTAAAGGCTTCTTCTCCCTGTTTCCTGCTTCAATGCTTTTCATAACTCAAGGAGTGCACCCTAACACATATGCCTAACAGTGAACACATTAAAATACTTGCGAGGAGTCTCTCTGGTCCAAAATAATGGCCATTAAGGGGTGGTTGGCCGGTCCCAATAAAACCTCTGCTTCAGCCGAAAGACTAAAGTAAAGAGACTCTGGACTTTCGCAGCTCTTGAGGGACCCATTCCTTCCCCATAACCCATTCCTCTCCCTTCGCTCGGCCGCTTATAAAAAGACACATACTCTCTCTGGGACACAACTCAAGCACTTGAATTAACTCTCAGCCTCACCTTCTCATAGCTCTTGCTCTAGAGTATAACTTAGTGGTAAGAGTGATGACTCAGGGAAGGGGCAGTGCCGTGGCTCTTGGGTTGGCACTGCTGTGCCTCCTCATCCACAGCGAGATCGCCGAGTCGGCTACTTACACAGTCGGAGACGGCAATGGCTGGACTTTCAACACCGACACTTGGCCCAGAGGGAAGCGTTTCCGGGCCGGCGATGTGCTCGGTAGGTGTTCAATGTTCACTCCTTGAAACTAATTTTAGGGATTTAAAAATCATAATCATGACGttttatctttaaattttttgaatattgaGAGAGATATTTTGAAGAACATGCATAACAGTCAAAAAGAGACTCGGAAAGAGCTCAAAACTGTGTGATtataaaattggtgtaaaaatacataaaaaacaATAAAATATCAAGATTTTGCAGTGATCTGGAAGCTccataactctctctctctctctatttttgtgTGTGTATTAAGTTTGGACATTGACTGGTAGATGGTTAATGGTTTTGTAAGCTGCTGTTTAATTGGACGGAAAGGGGTAAGAGTATGTTTATTTTGTTCACGGTTGGTCCAGTTTTCAATTACAATCCATCGGCCCACAATGTCGTGGCCGTGAACCGGGGAGGCTACAGTGGATGCACGACGCCGAGGGGCTCGAGGGTCTTCAGATCGGGGAACGACCGCATCACACTTTCTAA contains the following coding sequences:
- the LOC105041059 gene encoding aldehyde oxidase GLOX-like → MKPIPVHFPLSLFLLLAAANSAAAGGGGWDLLQRSIGVSAMHMQLLHNDRVIIFDRTDFGRSNLSLPDGKCRNDPNEKVLKIDCTAHSAEYDLATNTFRPLMILTDSWCSSGTVAPDGRLIQTGGWNDGDRAVRTFVPCNDGSCDWSEDPQGLAARRWYATNQILPDGRAIIVGGRKQFNFEFHPKPNPSDLTTFPLPFLQATKDDVEDNLYPFVHLNIDGNLFIFANNRAILLDYTKNAVVRTYPEMPGGDPRNYPSSGSSVLLPLKPSATEAEVLVCGGAPMGSYTSAREDNYMQALKTCGRIKITDQSPSWSMETMPTPRVMGDMILLPSGEVLLLNGAAAGTAGWELGHEPVLTPVLYRPESMAGSRFQVQNPATIPRLYHSSAILIRDGRVLVGGSNPHVYYNFTGVDFPTELSLEAFSPEYLSSENSNSRPKIDISASPISLNYGKQFSMRFAVGAISGGGVTVTMAAPAFSTHSFSMNQRLLILETGTALSGDNSSYEVTAVAPASGVLAPSGYYLVFVVNGGIPSEGVWAHIK
- the LOC105041551 gene encoding protein PLANT CADMIUM RESISTANCE 2-like, which encodes MDPSKAEGYHTPPSPSPATAPSLATAIPATSLNQVYPPSCPAPATLQVQSKLPTPWSTGLFDCCDDVGNCCVTCFCPCVTFGQVAEIVDQGSISCAASGALYALIFCVTGCNCLYSCFYRSKMRGQFFLEESPCADCLVHCCCEMCALCQEYRELKCRGFDLHSGREGNLGRQSATLPPVIEGGMSR
- the LOC105041058 gene encoding basic blue protein, with the translated sequence MTQGRGSAVALGLALLCLLIHSEIAESATYTVGDGNGWTFNTDTWPRGKRFRAGDVLVFNYNPSAHNVVAVNRGGYSGCTTPRGSRVFRSGNDRITLSKGTNYFICNFAGHCQSGMKIAATAV